Proteins encoded in a region of the Paenibacillus sp. W2I17 genome:
- a CDS encoding TetR/AcrR family transcriptional regulator encodes MSKKTNIPRSPGRPKAGVDQASVQSNILMTASRLFMEYGYEPVSLQQIASLCNVTKASIYYHFTSKADLFTVAITRMMAMGMQQTSLRLDEPGLLQERLVKVAEAKMQHSHIETETMMREAEKHLDPEQLAQIREAEVRIFEVLATHFQKEMDNGYLRVGNPMLLAHAFTSLLMLANREDVRNMNGGSIEELAQELVALFLDGAVKRN; translated from the coding sequence ATGAGCAAAAAAACAAACATTCCCCGTTCACCGGGTAGACCCAAAGCAGGTGTGGATCAAGCATCTGTGCAATCCAACATATTGATGACCGCTTCACGTCTATTTATGGAATACGGGTATGAACCCGTCTCTCTCCAGCAGATCGCTTCGTTATGTAATGTGACCAAAGCATCAATCTATTATCATTTCACCAGCAAAGCCGATCTGTTCACCGTTGCCATTACCCGCATGATGGCGATGGGCATGCAGCAGACTTCGCTTCGTCTGGATGAACCCGGTCTATTGCAAGAACGTCTGGTTAAGGTTGCTGAAGCCAAGATGCAGCACTCCCATATTGAAACGGAGACCATGATGCGAGAAGCCGAGAAACATCTGGACCCGGAGCAACTCGCTCAGATTCGGGAAGCAGAGGTTCGCATATTTGAAGTACTAGCCACCCATTTTCAGAAGGAGATGGACAATGGTTATTTGCGGGTCGGGAACCCCATGCTGCTTGCCCATGCGTTTACGTCACTGCTCATGCTCGCGAACCGCGAAGATGTACGCAACATGAATGGCGGCAGCATTGAGGAACTCGCGCAGGAACTAGTGGCGCTATTTCTGGATGGAGCGGTTAAGCGGAACTAA